In the Oscillospiraceae bacterium genome, one interval contains:
- the cls gene encoding cardiolipin synthase gives MKKKLSGYIFRKTTATVLLILVQLGFLVLSLWRMANYFPYIYGFLLLLSLAMLIAVVNSEKNPAYKLAWVIPILILPVFGGFFYLMFGTSKVSSRLKKNREIQQKFKQEYLSQNQAVWEEANSADSASRPLMHYVNHAGYPLYANEGCEYFPLGEDQFKKMKEELLLAKKYIFLEYFIIADGKMWDEILEILKQKVTEGVEVRVIYDDCGSWGLLPPKYEKRLREAGISCRVFNPLRPSLTITMNNRDHRKILIIDGKVGFTGGINIGDEYINHISVHGHWKDTAVMVRGQAVNTLISLFFEMWNLIDPGDEDVLGYYNKDTVTAVSQGYLQPYGSDPFSHDPVGEYIYMDLINKAQKEILITSPYLIIDNELTTALCLAAKSGISVTILTPHIADKWYVHLMTVSSYQQLIEAGVNIYEYTPGFIHAKMFVVDGKIATVGTINLDYRSLYLHFECGIILYGTDTVKIIQKDFLNTLNVSQKILPEDLKKIRWYHRLFQRMVQALSPLM, from the coding sequence ATGAAGAAAAAGCTATCCGGATATATTTTCAGAAAAACCACCGCCACAGTCCTGTTAATTTTAGTGCAGCTGGGCTTTTTGGTACTGTCCTTATGGAGAATGGCAAATTACTTCCCGTACATTTACGGATTTCTGCTTTTATTGAGCCTTGCCATGTTGATTGCGGTGGTCAATTCAGAAAAGAATCCCGCTTATAAGCTTGCCTGGGTGATACCTATTCTCATTCTGCCCGTATTTGGCGGATTTTTCTATCTGATGTTCGGCACTTCCAAGGTAAGCTCCCGCTTGAAAAAAAACAGAGAAATCCAACAAAAATTCAAGCAGGAATATTTGTCCCAGAATCAAGCTGTTTGGGAGGAGGCAAACTCCGCGGATTCTGCCTCCCGCCCCTTGATGCACTATGTCAACCATGCAGGATATCCCCTGTACGCCAACGAAGGATGCGAATATTTCCCGTTGGGAGAAGATCAATTCAAAAAGATGAAAGAAGAACTTCTTCTGGCAAAAAAATACATCTTTTTAGAATATTTTATTATTGCAGACGGCAAAATGTGGGACGAAATATTAGAGATTTTAAAACAAAAAGTAACAGAGGGAGTAGAAGTCCGTGTGATTTACGATGATTGCGGCTCCTGGGGACTTTTACCGCCAAAATATGAAAAGCGTTTACGGGAAGCAGGAATTTCGTGCAGAGTATTCAATCCGTTACGCCCCAGTTTAACCATCACAATGAACAATCGTGATCACCGAAAAATTTTGATTATTGACGGAAAAGTTGGCTTTACGGGCGGCATCAACATTGGTGACGAATACATTAACCATATCTCGGTGCATGGTCATTGGAAAGACACGGCTGTGATGGTTCGCGGACAAGCTGTGAATACCTTAATCAGCCTGTTTTTTGAAATGTGGAACCTGATTGACCCGGGCGATGAAGATGTTTTAGGATATTACAACAAAGATACTGTGACCGCGGTATCCCAAGGGTATCTGCAACCTTACGGTTCTGATCCGTTCAGCCATGACCCTGTGGGAGAGTATATTTATATGGATTTAATCAACAAGGCGCAAAAAGAAATTCTGATTACCTCCCCTTATCTGATTATCGACAATGAACTCACCACCGCATTGTGTCTGGCGGCGAAAAGCGGAATCTCTGTGACGATTCTAACCCCTCATATTGCAGATAAATGGTATGTTCATCTGATGACGGTTTCTTCCTATCAGCAGCTGATTGAGGCTGGAGTCAACATCTATGAATATACTCCCGGTTTTATCCATGCAAAAATGTTTGTTGTGGACGGCAAAATTGCCACCGTGGGCACCATCAATCTGGACTATCGCAGCTTATACCTGCATTTTGAGTGTGGCATAATTTTATACGGCACAGACACGGTGAAAATAATCCAAAAAGATTTTTTAAACACGTTGAACGTTTCTCAAAAAATTCTGCCGGAGGATCTGAAGAAAATCCGCTGGTATCACCGCTTATTCCAGAGAATGGTGCAAGCATTATCTCCCCTGATGTAA
- a CDS encoding D-alanyl-D-alanine carboxypeptidase has product MKYSKRVLCLLLCFLFTFPVSIWAKAPLTEPEASAYIMIEKDTGTVLAQKNETERRAMASITKLMTVYLILEDIDSQKLSLTDTITASANASAMGGSQIYLKENEEMDVDTLLKSIFVASANDACVAMAEHLEGSVDAFVKRMNDKAKELGLNDTAYKNPHGLDEDGHYSTAKDIATLSRLVLSHPLTKTYSGIWQDTIRDGTFELTNTNKLVHYYDGITGLKTGSTTNAGSCLSASAKRNGMELIAVVLNSPTSEMRFTDAKQLLDYGFANYQITQLTNPEEAYSKTTIAYAKQESVNLYPKESLPFLQEKTSEKEPVRRAEFYPLTAPVSKGTVAGKLTFEVDGTVVKETDLIIKEDVQKQSFWDVFQQFLRML; this is encoded by the coding sequence ATGAAATATTCTAAAAGAGTGCTGTGCTTACTGTTGTGTTTCTTGTTTACATTTCCTGTAAGCATATGGGCAAAAGCACCGTTGACAGAACCGGAAGCCTCGGCTTACATTATGATTGAAAAAGATACCGGAACCGTTCTGGCACAAAAAAACGAAACAGAACGCAGAGCGATGGCCAGCATCACTAAGCTGATGACCGTATATCTTATTTTGGAAGACATTGACAGCCAAAAACTCAGCCTTACCGATACGATAACGGCAAGCGCCAACGCCTCCGCTATGGGCGGTTCTCAGATTTATCTGAAAGAAAACGAAGAAATGGACGTGGATACCCTTTTAAAATCCATTTTCGTGGCATCTGCCAACGATGCCTGTGTAGCAATGGCGGAACACCTGGAAGGCTCCGTGGATGCCTTTGTGAAAAGAATGAACGACAAAGCAAAAGAACTGGGCCTCAATGATACTGCATACAAAAATCCCCATGGCTTGGATGAAGACGGCCATTATTCCACCGCAAAGGACATTGCCACCCTTTCCCGTTTGGTATTAAGCCACCCCTTAACCAAAACTTACTCCGGAATCTGGCAGGACACCATCAGAGACGGTACCTTTGAGTTAACCAACACCAATAAATTGGTTCACTACTACGACGGAATCACCGGCTTAAAAACAGGCTCCACCACCAATGCAGGTTCTTGTCTGAGTGCCTCCGCAAAACGAAACGGAATGGAACTCATTGCCGTGGTTTTAAATTCTCCCACCAGTGAAATGCGGTTTACCGATGCCAAACAACTGTTGGATTACGGATTTGCTAACTATCAGATTACCCAATTAACCAATCCTGAAGAAGCATATTCCAAAACAACAATTGCATACGCAAAACAAGAATCCGTAAATCTTTATCCCAAAGAAAGCCTTCCTTTTCTGCAAGAAAAAACAAGCGAAAAGGAACCTGTGAGACGTGCAGAATTTTATCCTCTGACCGCTCCCGTTTCCAAAGGGACGGTTGCCGGAAAACTTACTTTTGAGGTGGACGGAACTGTTGTGAAAGAAACCGATCTTATCATCAAAGAAGATGTGCAAAAGCAATCCTTTTGGGATGTTTTCCAGCAATTTTTAAGGATGTTGTAA
- a CDS encoding site-specific tyrosine recombinase XerD — MEQRAKRFYQYLKKTKQMKENTILSYQRDVNAFLNFCRQNGHHDITTISEDFAPYLAYLEEIGRSPSTRSRNIASLRSFFRYLVTKKLIPSDPTKNKKYEKAASNAPKSEVLLTTEEIDRLIICSKTEDIKGLRDCAMLETLYATGLKTSEFLKLRVDDVHLKEGYLTVEEDGHTRYVPLYRGAVSAIRIYLRQSRKYLTLAHTNDYLFLNLKGEPFSRQGLWKFLKEYGKKANISKEITPHLIRKSMALHLMENGADLEMVQELLGHKNIALTKSYVKNFRPRIVSDYRKYHPKSQD; from the coding sequence ATGGAACAACGGGCAAAACGGTTTTATCAGTACCTTAAAAAAACCAAGCAAATGAAAGAAAACACCATACTTTCCTACCAACGGGACGTGAATGCATTTTTAAACTTCTGCCGTCAAAACGGTCATCATGACATCACAACTATCAGCGAAGATTTTGCACCGTACCTGGCGTATTTGGAAGAAATAGGACGTTCCCCGTCTACCCGATCCCGAAACATTGCCTCACTGAGAAGTTTCTTTCGGTATCTGGTAACCAAAAAACTGATTCCTTCTGACCCCACCAAAAACAAAAAATATGAAAAAGCAGCATCAAACGCTCCAAAAAGCGAAGTGCTGCTCACCACCGAAGAAATAGACCGTTTGATTATCTGCTCAAAAACGGAAGATATCAAGGGATTACGTGACTGTGCAATGTTGGAAACCCTATACGCCACAGGACTGAAAACCAGTGAGTTTTTAAAGCTTCGGGTAGATGACGTGCACTTAAAAGAAGGGTATCTCACCGTGGAAGAAGACGGACACACTCGTTATGTTCCACTGTATCGGGGTGCTGTAAGTGCTATTCGTATCTATTTGAGGCAATCCCGAAAATATCTCACGCTGGCCCACACCAACGACTATTTATTTCTCAATTTAAAGGGAGAACCTTTCTCCAGACAGGGACTTTGGAAGTTTTTGAAAGAATACGGCAAAAAAGCAAACATCTCAAAGGAAATCACGCCCCATCTCATTCGAAAGAGCATGGCTCTGCACTTGATGGAAAACGGCGCAGATTTAGAAATGGTGCAAGAGCTGTTAGGACATAAAAATATTGCTTTGACCAAAAGCTATGTGAAAAACTTCAGACCCCGTATTGTTTCGGATTACCGTAAATATCACCCCAAATCCCAGGATTAA
- the rny gene encoding ribonuclease Y → MNPLVVTAISLGSALVAFIVAFRLGIIYRKKIAEAEIGSAEEQAKKILNDAIKASEAKKKEALIEAKEEILKTRAEADKEIKERRNEVQKMEKRNMQKEEHLDKKLETIEKKEENLKLREKQLEEKTEATNEIQKRQLEILEKISGLTKEEAKEYLIKNIEDEVRVEAALKIKEIEEQTKETCDEKAREIITGAIQRCASDHVSDVTVSVVALPSEDMKGRIIGREGRNIRSLEQMTGIDFIIDDTPEAVILSGFDPVRREVARLTLEKLIQDGRIHPARIEEMFHKSQKEVDQTIKKAGEGATFDVGVHNIHHELVRLLGRLKYRTSYGQNVLQHSIEVAQIAGLIAGELGIDVTLAKRAGLLHDIGKSIDHEVEGSHIQIGADVAKKYKEDAIILNAIMAHHGDVEPESTIACIVAAADAISAARPGARRENIENYIKRLQKLEELATSFNGVERAFAISAGREVRVMVKPDDINDEAMVLVGREIAKKIESEMEYPGQIKVNLIRETRVVDFAK, encoded by the coding sequence ATGAACCCATTAGTTGTAACGGCAATTTCCTTAGGTTCAGCACTTGTTGCATTTATTGTTGCATTTCGTTTAGGTATTATATACCGCAAAAAGATTGCAGAAGCAGAAATCGGCAGCGCAGAAGAACAGGCGAAAAAGATTTTAAATGATGCAATCAAAGCCTCGGAAGCAAAGAAAAAAGAAGCACTCATTGAAGCTAAGGAAGAAATTTTAAAAACCAGAGCAGAAGCCGACAAAGAAATCAAGGAACGTCGGAATGAAGTTCAGAAGATGGAAAAGCGTAATATGCAGAAGGAAGAACATCTGGATAAAAAGCTGGAAACCATCGAGAAAAAAGAAGAAAACCTGAAATTAAGAGAAAAGCAGTTGGAAGAAAAAACCGAAGCTACCAACGAAATCCAGAAACGTCAGCTGGAAATCTTAGAAAAAATTTCCGGTTTAACCAAAGAAGAAGCCAAAGAATACCTCATTAAAAATATTGAAGACGAGGTTCGTGTGGAAGCAGCTCTCAAAATTAAAGAAATTGAAGAGCAGACCAAAGAAACTTGTGACGAAAAAGCAAGAGAAATTATTACCGGTGCTATCCAGAGATGTGCATCTGACCATGTTTCTGATGTTACCGTATCCGTTGTGGCTCTGCCCAGCGAAGATATGAAGGGCAGAATCATTGGTCGTGAAGGCAGAAACATCCGTTCCTTAGAACAGATGACCGGTATTGACTTTATCATCGATGATACACCGGAAGCAGTTATTTTAAGCGGATTTGACCCGGTTCGCCGTGAAGTTGCCCGCTTAACCTTAGAAAAACTGATTCAGGACGGTCGTATCCATCCTGCAAGAATTGAAGAAATGTTCCATAAATCCCAGAAGGAAGTGGATCAGACCATCAAAAAAGCAGGGGAAGGTGCTACCTTCGATGTTGGTGTTCATAACATCCATCACGAGTTGGTTCGTCTGTTGGGACGCTTGAAATACAGAACCAGTTACGGTCAGAACGTGCTGCAGCACTCCATTGAAGTTGCTCAGATTGCAGGTTTAATTGCCGGTGAACTGGGCATTGACGTTACTTTAGCAAAACGTGCAGGTCTGCTTCACGATATTGGTAAATCCATCGACCACGAAGTGGAAGGTTCTCACATTCAGATTGGTGCAGATGTTGCGAAGAAATACAAAGAAGATGCTATCATCTTAAATGCAATTATGGCGCATCACGGAGATGTAGAGCCTGAAAGCACCATTGCATGTATCGTAGCGGCAGCTGATGCCATTTCCGCAGCAAGACCCGGCGCAAGACGTGAAAATATTGAAAACTATATCAAACGTCTGCAGAAACTGGAAGAACTTGCAACTTCCTTCAACGGCGTGGAACGTGCATTTGCAATTTCCGCAGGTCGTGAAGTTCGTGTTATGGTAAAACCCGACGATATCAATGACGAAGCAATGGTATTGGTAGGTAGAGAAATTGCGAAGAAGATTGAAAGCGAAATGGAATATCCCGGTCAGATTAAAGTTAATTTGATCAGAGAGACCCGCGTAGTAGACTTCGCAAAATAA
- a CDS encoding NAD(P)-dependent alcohol dehydrogenase yields the protein MKGYAMIKIGETGWIEKEKPTCGPLDAIVRPICIAPCTSDIHTVWSGALGDRHNMILGHEAVGIVDEVGELVHDFKPGDKVIVPAITPDWGTLYSQAGVPMHSTGMLSGWKFSNFKDGVFAEYFHVNEADANLALLPEGVDPVAACMLPDMVVTGFHGAELCDIEFGDTVCVIGIGPVGLMSVAGANKKGAARLFAVGSRPNCVEAAKYYGATDIINYREGDIVEQILQKTGGRGVDRVIIAGGDNNTFDQAIRIVRAGGSIGNVNYLGEGDTISIPRVEWGVGMGHKKINGGLTPGGRLKMEKMASLLATGKLDTSRLVTHVFEGFDKIEEALLLMKKKPADLIKPVVKVC from the coding sequence ATGAAAGGTTATGCTATGATAAAAATCGGGGAAACGGGTTGGATTGAAAAAGAAAAACCGACTTGCGGCCCCTTAGATGCCATTGTTCGACCGATTTGTATTGCACCATGTACCTCAGATATTCATACCGTGTGGTCAGGAGCTCTCGGAGACCGTCACAATATGATTTTAGGACACGAAGCAGTTGGGATTGTGGACGAAGTGGGTGAACTGGTTCACGATTTTAAGCCCGGTGACAAGGTAATTGTGCCTGCGATTACCCCTGACTGGGGCACACTCTATTCTCAGGCAGGAGTTCCCATGCATTCCACCGGAATGCTGTCCGGCTGGAAGTTTTCCAACTTTAAAGACGGCGTGTTTGCCGAATATTTTCACGTAAACGAAGCAGATGCCAACTTAGCGTTACTCCCCGAGGGCGTGGACCCGGTTGCCGCTTGTATGCTCCCCGATATGGTGGTAACAGGTTTCCACGGTGCAGAACTTTGCGATATCGAATTTGGTGACACGGTTTGTGTCATCGGGATCGGTCCCGTGGGGCTTATGAGCGTAGCGGGTGCCAACAAAAAAGGGGCTGCCCGTCTGTTTGCGGTAGGCTCTCGCCCCAACTGTGTGGAAGCTGCAAAATACTACGGTGCCACCGATATTATCAATTACCGTGAAGGAGACATTGTAGAACAAATCCTTCAAAAAACAGGTGGCAGAGGGGTTGACCGTGTGATTATTGCAGGTGGCGACAACAACACCTTTGACCAGGCCATCCGAATTGTACGTGCGGGCGGTTCCATCGGAAACGTGAACTATTTGGGGGAAGGTGACACCATTTCCATCCCCCGTGTGGAATGGGGTGTTGGAATGGGACACAAGAAAATCAACGGTGGATTAACTCCCGGCGGACGCCTTAAAATGGAGAAAATGGCATCTCTTTTGGCAACGGGCAAACTGGATACCTCTCGTTTAGTCACCCATGTGTTTGAAGGTTTCGACAAAATTGAAGAAGCACTGCTTCTTATGAAAAAGAAACCCGCAGACTTAATCAAACCTGTGGTAAAAGTATGCTAA
- a CDS encoding DEAD/DEAH box helicase: protein MEALLFSELPISDALKEGIAQMGFIKTTPIQQESLFPILEGRDLVAQAPTGTGKTCAFGVPILEQLIPDEEVVQALVLCPTRELVMQTAEELGKLSRYQKGIRISTLYGGQPIERQLADLKKRPQIVVATPGRLMDHLRRRSVRLVNLSHLVLDEADEMLNMGFRDDIETILETAPNERQTVLFSATMPAEIKEIAQNYQKKDRVFVKITGDVLTVSNVAEYYLEVKGPKKLDALSRLLDLHGYGLSLVFCNTKKKTSEITEELIARGYPAEMLHGDMKQPERDRVMNRFKSGKTEILVATDIAARGIDVENVEAVFNFDVPQFEEYYVHRIGRTGRADKKGVSYTFVAGKEMFKLKEIMKYTKSHIEPYKTPSEADVVEARVKKTIGKAVSVVGSSNFERYLQITKDIVGEGKLTATELSAALICMLTEEKKVEKKPKETREVTKKTGAQQGMARLFIGLGSLDKIRPRHIVELISSNTPVQGNEVGAVDIFDKYSFFEIPAEKADDVLESFKDLTYRGREVFVEKAQATQKNPKGSKKAAKSGKKEAKNQKGFRR from the coding sequence ATGGAAGCCTTATTATTTTCAGAACTCCCCATTTCAGATGCCTTAAAGGAAGGGATCGCACAAATGGGATTTATAAAGACCACACCCATTCAGCAGGAAAGTTTATTTCCGATTTTAGAGGGAAGAGACTTAGTAGCACAAGCACCCACAGGAACAGGAAAGACCTGTGCTTTTGGTGTGCCGATTTTGGAACAGTTAATTCCTGATGAAGAAGTGGTGCAGGCGTTGGTGCTTTGTCCAACCCGTGAATTGGTGATGCAGACGGCGGAGGAGCTGGGGAAACTGTCCCGCTATCAGAAGGGAATACGCATTTCCACCTTGTATGGTGGACAGCCTATAGAACGTCAGCTTGCAGATTTAAAAAAACGTCCTCAAATTGTGGTTGCAACGCCCGGCAGACTGATGGACCACTTACGAAGACGTAGTGTTCGTTTGGTGAATCTTTCTCATTTAGTGTTGGATGAGGCGGACGAAATGCTCAATATGGGCTTTCGTGACGATATTGAGACTATTTTAGAAACTGCACCCAATGAACGTCAGACCGTTCTGTTTTCTGCAACGATGCCTGCTGAAATCAAAGAAATTGCCCAAAATTATCAGAAAAAAGACCGTGTGTTTGTCAAGATTACGGGTGACGTGCTCACCGTTTCCAATGTGGCGGAATATTATCTGGAAGTGAAAGGTCCAAAAAAACTGGATGCTTTAAGCAGACTTTTGGATTTGCACGGTTACGGACTTTCTTTGGTGTTCTGCAACACCAAAAAGAAAACATCTGAAATCACCGAAGAGCTGATTGCTCGTGGGTATCCTGCCGAAATGTTGCATGGTGATATGAAACAGCCCGAGCGTGACAGGGTAATGAACCGCTTCAAATCGGGGAAAACTGAAATTTTAGTGGCAACAGATATTGCTGCCCGTGGCATTGATGTGGAAAATGTGGAGGCGGTATTCAATTTTGATGTGCCTCAGTTTGAAGAATATTATGTTCACCGTATCGGCAGAACGGGCAGAGCGGACAAAAAAGGCGTTTCCTACACCTTTGTGGCAGGGAAGGAAATGTTTAAATTAAAGGAAATTATGAAATACACCAAATCCCACATTGAACCCTATAAAACACCATCAGAAGCAGATGTTGTGGAGGCAAGAGTTAAGAAAACGATTGGGAAAGCTGTTTCTGTGGTGGGTAGCTCTAATTTTGAGAGATATCTTCAGATCACCAAGGATATTGTTGGTGAGGGGAAACTGACAGCAACAGAACTGTCTGCGGCGTTAATCTGTATGCTCACCGAAGAAAAGAAAGTTGAGAAAAAGCCGAAAGAAACACGGGAAGTCACCAAAAAAACAGGCGCTCAGCAGGGTATGGCAAGACTGTTTATCGGTCTTGGTTCTTTAGATAAAATTCGTCCCCGTCATATTGTGGAGCTGATTTCTTCCAATACGCCCGTACAAGGGAATGAGGTGGGGGCAGTAGATATTTTTGACAAATATTCTTTCTTTGAAATTCCTGCCGAAAAAGCAGATGATGTGCTGGAATCTTTCAAGGATTTAACCTATCGAGGAAGAGAAGTATTTGTGGAAAAAGCCCAGGCAACCCAAAAGAACCCGAAAGGCTCCAAAAAAGCAGCCAAATCAGGTAAAAAAGAAGCGAAAAATCAAAAAGGCTTTCGAAGATAA
- a CDS encoding copper amine oxidase N-terminal domain-containing protein, with protein MKKTFKTLTAGLLVTATLSTGAVFAEYVHDGTDNIQGDIMTISAPVEVEAIENGAFIPMTKPIYKMIINGEVLNADTYVDGDNVMLPLRALCEKLGYEVGYDNETAMITLTKGAHYITMYPTKDEYTFSKMAPMSLGIAPQLIDDRTYVPVSFVENILQGVGCEVDVNGEIKITNPKKEEDTYRVVTALEDMNESTVLVMDEILGEVEVNFAEETIFQGIALADIKNGTEFMVEYLDNAVTMSLPAQATAKNVMSVEMYENTLLLAPEEIASVAFSGTVKEVGEDFVLVETENGEIQLNVSEETNIHHVMNRRIYKINDLEAGMKISGTHMEATTFSLPPQSAAIEIVIEG; from the coding sequence ATGAAAAAAACTTTTAAAACTTTAACCGCAGGTCTGTTAGTGACCGCAACCTTATCCACCGGTGCAGTATTCGCTGAATATGTGCATGACGGTACAGACAACATTCAGGGCGACATTATGACCATCTCTGCTCCCGTAGAAGTGGAAGCAATTGAAAACGGTGCATTTATCCCGATGACCAAACCCATTTACAAAATGATTATAAACGGCGAAGTTCTGAATGCAGACACTTATGTAGATGGTGACAATGTAATGCTCCCCTTACGTGCTCTGTGTGAAAAATTAGGTTACGAAGTTGGTTACGATAATGAAACCGCTATGATTACTTTAACCAAAGGTGCACACTATATCACCATGTATCCTACCAAAGATGAATACACCTTCTCTAAAATGGCTCCCATGAGCTTAGGAATTGCACCTCAGCTGATTGACGACAGAACCTACGTTCCCGTAAGCTTTGTGGAAAATATTCTTCAGGGTGTTGGTTGTGAAGTGGATGTAAACGGTGAAATTAAAATCACCAACCCCAAAAAAGAAGAAGACACTTATAGAGTTGTAACTGCCTTAGAAGATATGAACGAAAGCACCGTGCTGGTAATGGATGAAATTTTAGGCGAAGTTGAAGTAAACTTTGCTGAGGAAACCATTTTCCAGGGTATTGCTTTAGCAGACATCAAAAACGGTACCGAATTTATGGTAGAATATTTAGATAACGCTGTAACCATGAGCTTACCTGCTCAGGCAACTGCGAAAAACGTGATGAGTGTGGAAATGTATGAAAATACATTATTGTTAGCTCCCGAAGAAATCGCAAGCGTTGCATTTTCCGGAACCGTAAAAGAAGTTGGTGAAGATTTTGTGCTGGTTGAAACCGAAAACGGTGAAATCCAGCTGAATGTTTCCGAAGAAACCAACATTCATCACGTAATGAACAGAAGAATTTACAAAATCAACGATTTAGAAGCAGGTATGAAAATCTCCGGTACCCATATGGAAGCTACTACCTTCAGCCTTCCTCCCCAGAGCGCTGCGATTGAAATTGTAATCGAAGGCTAA
- a CDS encoding MATE family efflux transporter, which produces MKKIQLSDHFTYQRLLKFTFPSIIMMIFTSLYGVVDGIFVSNYAGKTAFAAINLIWPVVMILGAIGFMFGTGGSALVAKILGEQNKTYANRVFSAIVYTSALLGIVLSILGLIYIRPIVAMLGAEGQLAEDTVLYGSVLFIAVVTFILQNEFQSLLVVAEKPKMGLYVTVGAGVTNIVFDYILIGVLGWGLFGAAVATAFSQVVGCVIPLCYFTFNKKGVLHLGKPGWYPKEILKSCTNGASEMLSNISLSLVNILYNMQFFKIAGENGLSAYGVMMYINFVFVSAFLGYSMGVAPVISYHYGAKNTDELHNLLKKSMTILAVCSVAMFLSAELLSAPLSALFVGFDETLYQMTYRGFMIYSVSFLLSGFNIFASAFFTALNNGVVSAILSFLRTLVFPIITVWIFPLFFGLDGLWSAVIGAELLAILFSIGFLTGNQKRYQY; this is translated from the coding sequence ATGAAGAAAATTCAGTTATCGGATCATTTTACCTATCAAAGATTATTAAAATTTACGTTTCCTTCCATTATTATGATGATATTTACATCCCTTTATGGAGTGGTGGACGGTATTTTTGTGTCCAATTATGCAGGAAAGACTGCCTTTGCTGCTATCAATCTGATCTGGCCTGTGGTAATGATTTTAGGCGCCATCGGTTTTATGTTCGGGACGGGCGGAAGTGCTTTGGTTGCCAAAATATTGGGAGAACAGAACAAAACATACGCCAACCGAGTATTTTCTGCCATTGTGTATACTTCGGCATTGTTGGGGATTGTTTTAAGTATTCTGGGGCTTATCTACATTCGTCCCATTGTTGCAATGCTGGGAGCTGAGGGGCAGTTGGCAGAAGATACGGTGCTATACGGCAGTGTGCTGTTTATTGCAGTGGTGACTTTTATTTTACAAAATGAATTTCAATCCCTTCTGGTTGTGGCAGAAAAACCGAAAATGGGACTTTATGTGACAGTTGGCGCAGGGGTGACTAACATCGTTTTTGATTATATTCTGATTGGAGTTCTGGGTTGGGGACTATTTGGTGCCGCGGTAGCTACTGCCTTTTCTCAGGTGGTTGGATGTGTGATTCCGCTTTGTTATTTCACGTTTAACAAAAAAGGGGTGCTGCATTTAGGAAAACCGGGCTGGTATCCTAAAGAAATTTTGAAATCTTGTACCAACGGGGCATCTGAAATGCTTTCCAATATTTCCTTGTCTTTGGTAAACATTTTATATAATATGCAGTTTTTCAAAATTGCAGGAGAGAACGGACTTTCTGCTTATGGAGTTATGATGTATATTAACTTTGTATTTGTGTCCGCATTTTTGGGCTACTCTATGGGCGTTGCACCTGTTATCAGCTATCACTATGGGGCGAAAAATACCGATGAGCTTCACAATTTACTCAAAAAAAGCATGACAATATTGGCTGTGTGTTCAGTGGCGATGTTTTTATCCGCAGAGCTTTTGAGCGCACCGTTGTCTGCTTTGTTTGTGGGATTCGATGAGACATTGTATCAGATGACTTACCGTGGGTTTATGATTTATTCGGTATCATTTTTACTTTCAGGATTTAATATCTTTGCATCTGCTTTCTTTACCGCATTGAATAATGGGGTAGTGTCGGCAATTCTATCCTTTTTAAGAACATTGGTATTTCCGATTATTACCGTGTGGATTTTTCCGTTGTTTTTTGGCCTGGACGGCCTTTGGAGTGCGGTCATCGGTGCAGAACTTCTGGCAATTCTTTTTAGTATCGGATTCCTTACGGGAAATCAAAAACGTTATCAATATTAA